The following coding sequences lie in one Alphaproteobacteria bacterium genomic window:
- a CDS encoding gamma-butyrobetaine hydroxylase-like domain-containing protein: MNSASMNKEPWPTELKLKKSANTLTITFDDGKVLTLSAKNLRENSPSAEVQGHGGQKPEVNINPNVRITGVEAVGNYAVRILFDDGHATGLYSWAWLYHLKAG, encoded by the coding sequence ATGAATAGCGCATCGATGAATAAAGAGCCGTGGCCAACCGAACTTAAATTAAAGAAAAGCGCGAACACGCTGACCATCACCTTTGATGATGGAAAAGTGTTGACGCTTAGTGCGAAGAACCTGCGTGAAAACAGTCCATCTGCCGAAGTGCAGGGGCATGGCGGACAAAAGCCTGAAGTGAACATCAATCCAAACGTGCGCATCACCGGCGTAGAAGCAGTGGGCAATTATGCCGTGCGCATTTTGTTTGATGATGGGCACGCAACCGGCCTTTACAGCTGGGCATGGCTTTATCATTTAAAGGCTGGTTGA
- a CDS encoding Trm112 family protein encodes MKPKDELPNTHTRVDPRLLEVLVCPITKSSLRYDAAAQELISDAAKLAFPIRDGIPVMLIDDARRIDE; translated from the coding sequence ATGAAACCCAAAGACGAACTCCCCAATACCCATACCCGCGTTGACCCGCGCTTGCTGGAAGTGTTGGTGTGCCCCATCACTAAATCCTCGCTACGTTATGATGCAGCCGCGCAGGAACTGATTTCCGATGCGGCGAAGCTGGCATTCCCCATTCGTGATGGTATTCCCGTTATGTTGATTGATGATGCACGGCGAATTGATGAATAG
- a CDS encoding LON peptidase substrate-binding domain-containing protein, with protein MLNDPTNPKNLGPKIAGTPFITRPEDLPEIIPIFPLAGVLLLPGGRLPLNIFEPRYLAMIENALAHKRIFGMVQPTGINNPDGSSQVFKVGCAGRIHSFNETDDGRLLISLVGVCRFRIREEVELQHGFRRAKAEWDDYLHDLTETCKPACVDRDKLMQHMKCYFKLQGVAGDWDVIEKTNDNKLITSLAMICPFQPSEKQALLEAKTIEERCRLLTTLMDMALLGEENDDCDTIKH; from the coding sequence ATGTTGAACGATCCAACAAATCCTAAAAATCTTGGGCCGAAAATTGCTGGAACACCATTCATCACCCGGCCTGAAGATCTGCCGGAGATTATTCCTATCTTTCCGTTAGCGGGCGTATTGCTGCTGCCGGGCGGGCGGTTGCCATTGAATATCTTTGAGCCGCGCTATCTGGCGATGATTGAAAACGCATTGGCGCATAAGCGTATCTTTGGCATGGTGCAACCAACTGGCATTAATAACCCCGATGGTTCATCGCAGGTGTTTAAAGTTGGCTGCGCGGGGCGTATCCATTCATTCAATGAAACGGATGATGGGCGTTTGCTCATCAGTTTGGTGGGCGTGTGCCGTTTCCGTATCCGCGAGGAAGTGGAGTTGCAGCATGGCTTCCGCCGCGCGAAAGCAGAATGGGATGATTACCTGCATGACTTAACCGAAACCTGCAAACCTGCCTGCGTTGACCGCGATAAATTAATGCAGCACATGAAATGTTATTTCAAATTGCAGGGTGTTGCGGGCGATTGGGATGTGATTGAAAAAACCAATGATAATAAATTGATTACATCGCTGGCGATGATTTGCCCGTTCCAGCCAAGCGAAAAGCAAGCCTTGCTGGAAGCCAAGACGATTGAAGAGCGTTGTCGTTTGCTGACCACCTTGATGGATATGGCCTTGCTGGGCGAAGAAAACGATGATTGCGACACCATAAAGCATTAG
- the uvrA gene encoding excinuclease ABC subunit UvrA: MASKQPTEPQIVIKGAREHNLKNIDIALPKNKLVVITGLSGSGKSSLAFDTIYAEGQRRYVESLSAYARQFLEMMQKPDVDSIEGLSPAISIEQKTTSKNPRSTVGTVTEIYDYMRLLWARVGVPYSPTTGLPIESQTVSQMVDRIAAIKEGTKLLLLAPIVRGRKGEYKKELVELHKKGFQRFKIDGKLYEADDLPKLDKRLKHDIEVVVDRLVVKKEGLGNRVADSIETALKMGEGLVYVEEVAKENEVGKRHVFSAKFACPVSGFTIEEIEPRLFSFNNPHGACPACDGLGEKMIFDPKLVIPNEHLSLAEGAIAPWKTYYTAVLEAICKKFGGKITDPWKKLPEKTKDIILNGTGDEPLPYVWESANGYLKVNKPFEGVLANLERRFKETESNWKREDMSRYQNTQACDVCHGQRLKAEALAVKIDKKNIAEIGELSILNAATWFKNLHATLKPKEKEIAARILKEINERLGFLVNVGLDYLSLSRHSGTLSGGESQRIRLASQIGSGLTGVLYVLDEPSIGLHQRDNDRLLETLRRLRELGNTVIVVEHDEDAIRAADHLVDIGPGAGVHGGKVIAQGTPDEVMKNPHSLTALYLSGKRQIPLPEKRRAGRKGEFIEINGASGNNLKNVSTKIPLGTFTCVTGVSGSGKSTLILETLFRGISQELNDSREIPEPHKSIKGLNLIDKVIDIDQSPIGRTPRSNPATYTGAFAPIRDWFAGLPEAKARGYGPGRFSFNVKGGRCEACEGDGVIKIEMHFLPDVYVTCDECNGKRYNRETLQVTWKDKSISDVLNMNVEEGLMFFESIPSIRDKIATLNQVGLSYMAIGQNATTLSGGEAQRVKLAKELSRRSTGKTFYILDEPTTGLHFEDVKRLLEVLHTLVDQGNTVVVIEHNLEVIKTADWIIDLGPEGGDRGGEIVAEGTPEDVAECEASFTGKYLKPYLPTQTLKKRAKS, translated from the coding sequence ATGGCCAGCAAGCAACCAACCGAACCGCAAATCGTCATTAAAGGCGCGCGGGAACATAATTTAAAGAACATCGATATCGCGCTGCCCAAGAACAAATTGGTGGTCATCACGGGGCTATCGGGTTCGGGTAAATCATCCCTCGCCTTCGATACCATCTATGCCGAAGGCCAACGCCGCTATGTGGAAAGCTTGTCGGCCTACGCGCGCCAGTTTCTGGAAATGATGCAAAAGCCGGATGTGGATTCCATCGAAGGCTTATCACCCGCCATTTCCATTGAACAAAAAACCACATCGAAAAACCCGCGCTCCACTGTGGGCACGGTTACTGAAATCTATGACTATATGCGTTTGTTATGGGCGCGCGTGGGCGTTCCCTATTCGCCGACCACAGGTTTGCCGATTGAAAGCCAAACGGTCAGCCAAATGGTCGATCGCATCGCGGCGATTAAGGAAGGCACGAAGCTGCTCCTCCTTGCGCCCATCGTGCGTGGCCGCAAAGGCGAATATAAAAAGGAACTGGTCGAGCTTCACAAAAAAGGGTTCCAGCGTTTCAAGATCGATGGAAAATTATACGAAGCGGATGATCTGCCCAAACTGGATAAGAGACTGAAACACGATATCGAAGTGGTCGTTGACCGTTTGGTGGTCAAGAAAGAAGGGTTAGGAAACCGCGTTGCGGATTCCATCGAAACCGCGCTGAAGATGGGTGAAGGCTTGGTGTATGTGGAGGAAGTCGCCAAAGAAAATGAAGTCGGCAAACGCCACGTATTCTCCGCAAAATTCGCCTGCCCCGTCAGCGGTTTTACGATTGAAGAAATCGAACCACGTTTATTCTCCTTCAACAATCCGCACGGCGCATGCCCCGCTTGCGATGGTTTGGGCGAAAAGATGATCTTCGACCCCAAGCTGGTCATTCCCAATGAGCATCTAAGCCTGGCAGAAGGCGCGATTGCCCCTTGGAAAACCTATTATACCGCTGTGCTTGAAGCGATCTGCAAGAAATTCGGTGGAAAAATTACCGACCCATGGAAAAAACTCCCCGAAAAAACCAAAGACATCATTTTGAACGGCACGGGTGATGAACCCCTGCCCTATGTCTGGGAAAGCGCGAACGGGTATTTGAAAGTGAACAAACCGTTCGAAGGTGTGCTCGCCAACCTTGAACGCCGCTTCAAGGAAACCGAAAGCAACTGGAAGCGCGAGGATATGAGCCGTTATCAAAACACGCAAGCATGCGATGTGTGTCATGGTCAACGCCTGAAGGCCGAAGCGCTTGCAGTGAAGATCGATAAAAAGAACATCGCTGAAATTGGTGAGCTTTCCATTTTAAATGCCGCCACATGGTTCAAAAATCTACACGCCACGTTAAAGCCAAAAGAAAAAGAGATCGCCGCGCGTATCTTGAAGGAGATCAACGAACGCCTTGGTTTCCTTGTGAATGTGGGACTGGATTATCTTTCCCTATCACGTCATTCCGGCACATTATCGGGCGGGGAAAGCCAACGCATTCGTTTGGCATCACAAATCGGTTCGGGGCTAACGGGCGTACTTTACGTGCTGGATGAACCCAGCATCGGTTTGCATCAGCGTGATAATGACCGCTTGCTGGAAACGCTGCGCCGCCTGCGCGAACTCGGCAATACCGTCATCGTGGTGGAACATGATGAAGATGCCATCCGCGCGGCCGACCATCTGGTCGATATTGGCCCCGGTGCCGGTGTGCATGGCGGAAAAGTGATCGCGCAAGGTACACCCGATGAGGTGATGAAAAACCCGCACAGCCTTACCGCGCTATATCTTTCCGGCAAACGGCAAATACCGCTGCCAGAAAAACGCCGCGCAGGCCGCAAGGGCGAATTCATCGAGATCAATGGCGCAAGCGGCAATAACTTAAAGAATGTCAGCACCAAAATCCCACTGGGTACATTCACCTGCGTGACCGGGGTTTCGGGCTCAGGTAAATCCACGCTTATTCTTGAAACATTGTTCCGCGGTATTTCACAGGAATTGAATGACAGCCGTGAAATTCCCGAACCGCATAAATCCATCAAGGGCCTGAACCTGATTGATAAGGTGATCGATATCGATCAATCCCCCATTGGGCGCACGCCGCGTTCCAACCCCGCCACCTATACTGGTGCATTCGCGCCCATTCGTGATTGGTTTGCGGGCCTGCCGGAAGCAAAGGCGCGCGGGTATGGCCCGGGGCGTTTTTCGTTCAACGTAAAAGGCGGACGCTGCGAAGCCTGTGAAGGCGATGGCGTTATTAAAATTGAAATGCACTTCCTGCCGGATGTGTATGTGACCTGCGATGAATGCAATGGCAAACGCTATAACCGCGAAACGCTGCAAGTCACATGGAAAGACAAATCCATCAGCGATGTGCTAAACATGAATGTGGAGGAAGGCTTGATGTTCTTTGAAAGCATCCCCTCCATCCGCGATAAGATCGCAACACTGAACCAGGTCGGCCTCAGCTATATGGCGATTGGCCAAAACGCAACAACGCTTTCGGGCGGCGAAGCGCAACGCGTGAAGCTGGCAAAGGAACTCTCCCGCCGTTCAACGGGTAAGACATTCTATATCCTCGATGAACCCACGACCGGTTTGCACTTCGAAGATGTGAAGCGTTTATTGGAAGTGCTGCACACACTGGTTGACCAAGGAAACACCGTGGTGGTCATCGAACACAATCTGGAAGTGATCAAAACCGCTGACTGGATTATCGATTTAGGGCCCGAAGGCGGTGACCGTGGCGGTGAAATTGTAGCCGAAGGCACACCCGAAGATGTGGCCGAATGCGAAGCCAGCTTTACGGGTAAATATTTAAAGCCTTATTTACCAACCCAAACACTCAAAAAACGCGCAAAAAGCTAA
- a CDS encoding PhoH family protein — protein MNAPTHGDGHHSLFVPAAQQVALSDAIELRRFQGVKEGHRVALIEKLLHGIATVALSKDNNEILLMACSNEENYRLAKKLMAEFNDMFIAVKEKHDNNKKRVEVMYERIKTIRESNGLFKDKDTKIPGFLRDVKPMPRQPLSEGQAPLITSLADDTTSIIAVIAHFGSGKTYLPFAQGLEDIITGRRTKLIATRKESTVHKHIGFVPGTQHDKTKRDNHAAFENLVKVMMDWGVSEKDAIDKTERLIKPSKSLLPGQEIVEIVLPEQLEGRTIHDAVIILDEAHGIPTSLMRGILGRLGNNSKLIIVGDFHQINDKRLRQTHYDEDDGCGLAYAVSFLADSPNIDNIAMIVNMDAKDVHRSDATREVAFAMQAYAKKRGRFPVWQGDIDNALAQYAERKQAAARTNVATLRRSRIAAASCEA, from the coding sequence ATGAATGCCCCGACCCATGGCGATGGCCACCATAGTTTGTTTGTGCCTGCGGCGCAGCAGGTAGCGTTAAGTGATGCAATTGAACTGCGCCGGTTTCAGGGGGTGAAGGAAGGACACCGCGTTGCCCTTATTGAAAAACTGCTGCATGGCATTGCGACGGTTGCGTTAAGTAAAGACAATAACGAAATTTTGCTGATGGCATGCAGCAATGAAGAAAACTACCGCCTTGCAAAAAAGCTGATGGCTGAATTCAATGACATGTTCATCGCCGTAAAAGAAAAGCATGACAATAATAAAAAGCGCGTGGAAGTGATGTATGAACGCATCAAAACCATCCGTGAAAGTAACGGCCTGTTTAAAGACAAAGATACCAAAATTCCTGGGTTCCTGCGTGATGTGAAACCGATGCCGCGCCAACCGTTAAGCGAAGGCCAAGCCCCGCTGATTACAAGTCTGGCAGATGATACTACCAGCATTATCGCTGTTATTGCGCATTTTGGTTCTGGTAAAACCTATCTGCCTTTCGCGCAAGGGCTTGAAGACATTATAACAGGTCGCCGCACTAAACTGATTGCGACACGTAAAGAGTCAACTGTGCACAAACACATCGGTTTTGTGCCCGGAACGCAGCATGACAAAACCAAACGGGATAACCATGCAGCATTTGAAAATCTGGTCAAGGTGATGATGGATTGGGGGGTATCTGAAAAAGATGCGATTGATAAGACGGAGCGCTTAATCAAACCGTCGAAATCCTTATTGCCGGGTCAGGAAATTGTGGAAATTGTCCTGCCTGAACAATTGGAAGGCCGCACTATTCATGACGCGGTAATTATTTTGGATGAAGCGCATGGTATCCCCACATCGCTAATGCGCGGAATTCTGGGGCGGCTTGGCAATAATTCGAAATTGATCATCGTGGGCGATTTCCACCAGATAAATGACAAGCGTTTGCGCCAAACCCATTATGATGAAGATGATGGGTGCGGGCTTGCCTATGCCGTGTCGTTTCTGGCTGATAGTCCCAATATTGATAACATCGCCATGATTGTAAATATGGATGCCAAGGACGTGCACCGCAGCGATGCAACACGCGAGGTTGCCTTTGCGATGCAGGCTTACGCCAAAAAGCGCGGACGTTTTCCGGTATGGCAGGGCGATATTGATAACGCGCTGGCGCAATATGCCGAGCGCAAGCAGGCAGCAGCACGAACAAATGTTGCAACGCTGCGCAGGTCGCGAATTGCTGCGGCAAGTTGTGAAGCCTGA
- the trxA gene encoding thioredoxin, translating to MQLPAQSVAPNSQAAAIKDGTTESFMVDVIEASKERPVIVDFWAEWCGPCKQLIPSLEKAVKAQNGKVHLVKVNVDQNRELAAGLRVQSIPAVFVFFQGQPIDAFVGALPDSEIKKMVDNLANVNAKNPEGQNVASMLKQAEGFVAEGKLDHAQALYSAILEIEGENAAAYTGLIKAFLAADNAEEATYLYENAPDAVKADKAWASVQTAFELKEKLAKSALGADATQVLKAKVDAEPANHQARFDYALALFAENNREQAMDELLEIIRRDRKWNDEAARKELVTIFDALGPMDPLVIAARKKLSSILFA from the coding sequence ATGCAATTACCTGCACAATCAGTTGCGCCTAATTCCCAAGCTGCGGCCATTAAAGATGGCACGACGGAGTCGTTCATGGTGGATGTAATTGAGGCATCCAAAGAACGCCCCGTGATTGTTGATTTTTGGGCGGAATGGTGTGGCCCTTGCAAGCAGCTCATCCCGTCGCTTGAAAAAGCAGTGAAGGCACAAAATGGCAAGGTGCATCTTGTGAAGGTGAATGTTGACCAGAACAGGGAACTGGCTGCTGGCCTTCGCGTGCAATCCATTCCCGCGGTATTCGTCTTTTTCCAAGGCCAGCCGATTGATGCGTTTGTTGGCGCTTTGCCTGACAGCGAAATCAAAAAAATGGTGGATAATCTTGCCAACGTAAATGCCAAAAACCCGGAAGGGCAAAATGTGGCATCGATGCTGAAACAGGCGGAAGGCTTTGTAGCTGAAGGCAAGTTAGACCATGCCCAAGCATTGTATAGTGCGATACTTGAAATTGAAGGTGAAAATGCCGCTGCCTATACGGGTTTGATCAAGGCATTTTTAGCAGCGGATAACGCCGAAGAGGCGACGTACCTATATGAAAATGCACCTGATGCGGTGAAGGCCGATAAGGCTTGGGCATCGGTGCAAACCGCGTTTGAATTAAAAGAAAAACTAGCGAAGTCTGCGCTGGGCGCCGATGCAACGCAGGTATTAAAAGCCAAGGTGGATGCCGAACCAGCTAATCATCAGGCGCGGTTTGACTATGCGCTGGCATTGTTTGCCGAAAATAACCGGGAGCAGGCGATGGATGAATTACTGGAAATCATCCGCCGTGACCGCAAATGGAACGATGAAGCTGCACGCAAGGAATTGGTGACGATATTTGATGCCCTTGGGCCGATGGATCCGTTGGTGATTGCGGCGCGTAAAAAGCTTTCATCCATTTTGTTCGCGTGA
- a CDS encoding proprotein convertase P-domain-containing protein, which yields MLPPLEDHVLSFSPAGLAAPESRLERSNNARYKTLWDVIQFCNTHGIPYVTDSANAVLPTALLQELFKKHYAVRLLPPTTLRHQGASTIIALESKNINNPDSYHGQVVSAIAGHVGAHLWPGVSSIFIKTDANPAFRSAFEAPLDKPLKALLEDQGVPVVVSCVDWGDLHLGFDHKVGDQFEHFWKATAFMVTSCGNDGLFGPNGNIQVPFQKHMAFSHASPLAVSVGAAEWGPQGFYIGGYSSANSPTFLAPVAPAARVKWQPDRNPEAIIGTSAAGPYAGGILASLNRRYGSYLTREQILFAVLATCDKTVVVASFGKHTPNSYGISYQANGAGLTYNAGPGGFGLINPHMADHLLAHMVALTQHNPDLITVPTEVRVELGIDNAHNYRAKDGYYYYDIELPDGYALKTTIEAEFTNAPDKDVAHGQIMLTSPSGTSFPMVTSRSHKHGVFNGLSTSHAWAGEEMGGRWRVRSTEPIKRLRISHHHFLEGDVIHNMNIQKLLCTPVPDLSDAVPLTELKPTLRVMREVAGQAKPLLPAQMLHVPSVLEANVARM from the coding sequence TTGCTGCCACCCCTTGAGGATCATGTTTTATCGTTCTCTCCCGCTGGGTTAGCGGCACCTGAAAGTCGCCTGGAGCGAAGCAATAACGCGAGATATAAAACATTATGGGATGTTATCCAGTTTTGTAACACCCATGGCATTCCTTATGTCACGGATAGCGCGAACGCAGTTCTGCCCACCGCGTTATTGCAAGAATTATTCAAAAAGCACTATGCAGTAAGATTATTGCCGCCCACCACCCTTAGGCATCAGGGGGCTTCAACCATCATCGCGCTGGAAAGCAAAAACATCAATAACCCGGATAGTTATCACGGGCAGGTCGTTTCAGCGATTGCCGGTCATGTGGGGGCGCATTTGTGGCCGGGGGTCAGTTCCATTTTTATAAAAACCGATGCTAACCCTGCCTTCCGCAGTGCTTTCGAAGCACCGCTGGATAAACCGCTTAAGGCATTGCTGGAGGATCAAGGCGTGCCGGTAGTGGTTTCCTGTGTGGATTGGGGCGATTTGCATTTGGGGTTTGATCATAAGGTGGGCGACCAGTTCGAGCATTTCTGGAAGGCGACGGCGTTCATGGTCACGTCTTGCGGAAATGACGGGTTGTTTGGTCCTAATGGCAATATTCAGGTGCCATTCCAAAAACATATGGCGTTTAGCCACGCATCACCCCTGGCGGTAAGCGTGGGAGCCGCCGAATGGGGCCCACAAGGTTTTTATATTGGCGGATATAGTTCCGCGAATAGCCCGACATTCCTTGCACCTGTCGCGCCAGCCGCGCGCGTGAAATGGCAGCCTGACCGCAATCCGGAAGCGATTATCGGCACATCAGCGGCAGGGCCCTATGCAGGCGGAATTTTAGCGTCACTTAATCGGCGTTATGGTTCGTATTTAACGCGCGAGCAGATATTATTCGCGGTATTGGCAACCTGCGATAAAACGGTGGTCGTTGCGAGCTTTGGCAAACATACGCCGAATTCTTATGGCATCAGTTATCAGGCCAATGGCGCAGGGCTTACCTACAATGCAGGGCCGGGCGGGTTCGGGCTTATCAATCCGCATATGGCGGATCATTTATTGGCGCATATGGTCGCGTTGACACAACACAATCCTGATTTAATCACCGTGCCGACCGAGGTGCGCGTTGAGCTGGGAATTGATAATGCGCATAACTACCGCGCCAAAGACGGGTATTATTATTACGACATTGAATTGCCGGATGGGTACGCGCTTAAAACCACCATCGAAGCGGAGTTCACCAATGCCCCCGACAAAGATGTAGCCCATGGGCAAATCATGTTAACCAGCCCATCTGGTACATCATTCCCCATGGTGACGAGCCGTTCGCATAAACACGGGGTATTCAACGGCCTTAGCACCAGCCATGCATGGGCGGGGGAGGAAATGGGCGGTCGCTGGCGCGTGCGCAGTACGGAGCCCATTAAACGCTTACGCATCAGCCATCATCACTTTTTGGAAGGTGATGTCATCCATAACATGAATATTCAAAAATTATTGTGCACGCCCGTGCCGGATTTAAGTGATGCAGTTCCACTAACCGAATTAAAACCAACCCTGCGGGTAATGCGCGAAGTAGCGGGACAAGCCAAGCCGCTTCTCCCAGCGCAAATGCTGCATGTGCCATCGGTGCTGGAAGCGAATGTGGCAAGGATGTAG
- a CDS encoding dienelactone hydrolase family protein, translating into MKSKAFLLSVIISLLFACVSAFANTAPQPVAQPAAQQPPTAAPVHDKTILPPKIPQDKLPKKIKLAGSAYIPFKTWDRGKEIQGGGFLLLPPNLIIGKDKVPVVIIMHGSRGVTPDHEYVYARELAAMGVAAFVVDSYTPRGIATTHENQRLISIRDFTLDAYRALYELRKEPRVDISRAGIVGFSKGAIVALLTAMNVKRNELRIDKNLKFKAHYLFYPGCVLHYRDNSTTGAPITFFLGEKDTYTGVAPCVQLSNELKSTGSRTQNFIYKDAVHAWDFPGEEAHPEAEVFMNCSFFQQQDGTWNEAKSGVKGIKGLEGPMYEKALKGCLTYGEVSRENPKASAQSMADFKRLVKEQLLGKP; encoded by the coding sequence ATGAAATCAAAGGCATTTTTATTATCCGTCATTATTTCTCTGCTGTTCGCGTGTGTTTCAGCTTTTGCCAATACTGCGCCACAACCTGTTGCTCAGCCTGCGGCGCAGCAGCCACCGACAGCCGCGCCGGTTCACGACAAAACAATTCTGCCTCCCAAAATTCCGCAAGATAAATTGCCAAAGAAAATCAAACTGGCGGGCAGCGCGTATATTCCATTTAAAACATGGGATCGCGGGAAAGAAATACAAGGTGGCGGCTTTTTATTGCTTCCGCCTAACCTGATCATCGGGAAAGACAAGGTGCCGGTTGTCATCATCATGCATGGCAGCAGGGGCGTGACGCCTGACCATGAATATGTTTATGCGCGGGAGCTGGCCGCGATGGGCGTAGCTGCTTTTGTGGTGGACAGTTATACGCCGCGCGGCATCGCCACAACGCATGAGAACCAGCGTTTGATTTCTATCCGTGACTTTACGCTGGATGCCTACCGCGCCCTTTACGAGCTGCGCAAGGAACCGCGAGTTGATATCAGCCGTGCAGGAATTGTAGGTTTTTCCAAAGGGGCGATTGTCGCATTGCTGACAGCGATGAATGTAAAACGCAATGAATTGCGCATCGATAAAAATCTGAAATTCAAGGCGCATTACCTGTTTTATCCGGGATGTGTGTTGCATTACCGCGATAATTCAACCACCGGCGCGCCGATTACCTTTTTCCTTGGCGAAAAGGATACCTATACGGGTGTAGCGCCATGCGTGCAGCTGTCGAATGAATTGAAAAGCACCGGTTCGCGCACACAAAACTTTATTTATAAAGATGCTGTCCACGCATGGGATTTTCCTGGTGAGGAAGCCCACCCTGAAGCAGAAGTATTCATGAATTGCAGCTTCTTCCAGCAGCAGGATGGTACATGGAATGAAGCCAAATCCGGCGTGAAGGGTATCAAAGGATTGGAAGGGCCGATGTATGAAAAAGCTTTAAAAGGCTGTTTAACCTATGGCGAAGTTTCCAGAGAAAACCCAAAGGCCAGCGCGCAATCGATGGCGGATTTCAAACGCCTTGTGAAAGAACAGTTGCTCGGCAAGCCGTGA